The following are from one region of the Pleurodeles waltl isolate 20211129_DDA chromosome 4_1, aPleWal1.hap1.20221129, whole genome shotgun sequence genome:
- the LOC138286998 gene encoding olfactory receptor 5F1-like, with amino-acid sequence MKGINKTMVTEFLLLGLTDVSELEILLFLMFLTIYIITIAGNTGIILLIISDSHLHTPMYFFISHLAFIDLCCSSTVTPKMLTDLLAEKKSISVPGCFTQLFTFSFFATTECNLLSLMAFDRYIAICIPLRYTLIMAKNVCLWSAMGVYAVSLVSCVTNIGYIFVLSFCGPNVIMHFYCDIPALLRLSCTDTWSNELLLFTFAALFTMSALLIILFSYSSILGAVLKIQSVTGRSKVISTCGSHFLCVVFFYGALLYMYLRPSSHNSQEKDFVSSVFYAVIIPLLNPLIYSLRNKSMKNALKKIGFKKNLPF; translated from the coding sequence ATGAAAGGAATAAACAAAACCATGGTGACAGAATTCCTACTACTAGGACTTACTGATGTGTCAGAGCTGGAAATTCTACTGTTTCTGATGTTCCTCACTATTTACATCATCACGATTGCGGGGAACACCGGAATTATCCTTCTGATCATAAGTGACTCTCACCTTCACACACCCATGTACTTCTTCATCAGTCACCTTGCCTTTATTGACCTGTGCTGCTCCTCCACTGTTACCCCCAAGATGTTGACTGACCTCCTGGCAGAGAAGAAGTCCATCTCTGTTCCTGGCTGCTTTACCCAACTCTTCACATTCTCCTTCTTTGCTACAACAGAGTGCAACCTTCTGTCTTTGATGGCTTTTGATCGCTACATAGCAATTTGCATCCCGTTGCGTTACACGCTCATAATGGCCAAGAATGTCTGCCTGTGGTCAGCGATGGGGGTGTATGCTGTCAGCCTTGTAAGCTGTGTGACTAACATTGGGTACATATTTGTACTCTCCTTTTGTGGACCCAATGTGATCATGCACTTCTATTGCGACATTCCAGCCCTCTTGCGGCTGTCATGCACTGATACCTGGAGCAATGAGCTACTACTGTTCACCTTCGCTGCCCTGTTCACAATGAGTGCCCTCCTCATTATTCTATTCTCCTACAGTTCCATTCTTGGTGCAGTTTTGAAAATCCAGTCTGTGACAGGCAGGAGTAAGGTCATCTCCACCTGTGGATCccacttcctgtgtgttgtgttcttCTATGGGGCCCTCCTCTACATGTATCTCAGGCCAAGCtcccacaattcccaggagaaagACTTTGTGAGCTCTGTATTTTATGCTGTGATTATCCCCTTGCTAAACCCCCTGATCTACAGCCTCAGGAACAAGAGCATGAAGAATGCCCTGAAAAAGATAGGGTTCAAGAAGAACTTGCCATTCTAG